In one window of Arctopsyche grandis isolate Sample6627 chromosome 6, ASM5162203v2, whole genome shotgun sequence DNA:
- the LOC143913072 gene encoding uncharacterized protein LOC143913072 isoform X16: protein MNEHGAHHDHHHHLHHHQHPHPHQHQHHQSEPDAEAEDENERTIQSQHQIATPTTSATDLRVNSPTVNSSLPNVAKYLVFTNLFPGSVYGSSNKLENGKPVQEGMLQHNSTILNGNSGFLLQEHPESVLRQIHGLPTLETGADVAAALGNHTQQSESEQLQQSNSSQQQSQQSSSQHQTIMAGQQLISSSSNRPQDHSNNQQLELTVTEDGVVTVVDHVTQKVLGTAATTTAKDGHTGGEIQALTVQQLQQIVNQQMLDSVVRIEQASGETPNIIVTHNANGTTSIVASSSQGSTIVKDDKAKILGQFSIPEIKTEGKLDLKIGQMMDVKTADGSVVKIATALGDQDIQSMYKVSAEDLSQLLAYHEVFGKLNSEASAPKVMSESEAEAGTSNVSEPDSSPPSVGSAGPHSCELCGKMFQFRYQLIVHRRYHAEKKPFTCQVCGQAFTSAEDLSRHGKCHLGGSMFTCVICFHVFANAPSLDRHMKRHSQDKPYSCNTCQKSFARREHLDTHVRSHTGETPYRCQYCSKTFTRKEHMVNHVRKHTGETPHRCDICKKSFTRKEHFMNHVMWHTGETPHHCEICGKKYTRKEHLANHMRSHTNDTPFRCEICTKSFTRKEHFTNHIMWHTGETPHRCDFCSKTFTRKEHLLNHVRQHTGESPHRCAYCSKSFTRREHLVNHVRQHTGETPFRCTYCPKAFTRKDHLVNHVRQHTGESPHKCTYCSKSFTRKEHLTNHVRQHTGESPHRCAYCSKSFTRKEHLTNHVRKHTGETPYACSYCPKAFSRKEHLTNHIRKHTGESPYTCTYCSKAFTRKEHLNNHVRIHTGESPHRCEFCQKTFTRKEHLTNHLRQHTGETPHRCNVCNKPFTRKEHLINHMQRFHTGERPFSCLECGKSFPLKGNLIFHQRSHNKGVLAARPYRCDLCPKDFIGKGHLASHRRSHTGEKPHACEHCGKTFVEKANMSRHMRTHELEEARGGSVIGEDGDSTPTPTPITPTAPSGANATQQNMPMMHMTGQSPQLRI from the exons ATGAACGAGCACGGGGCGCATCACGACCACCACCACCATCTGCACCATCACCAGCACCCGCACCCGCATCAGCACCAGCACCACCAGTCGGAGCCGGACGCGGAAGCGGAAGACGAG AATGAAAGGACAATACAAAGCCAACACCAAATTGCTACCCCGACCACGTCGGCCACCGATCTCAGAGTCAATTCTCCCACCGTGAACTCTTCGCTACCTAACGTTGCGAAATATTTGGTATTCACAAACTTATTCCCAGGATCCGTATACGGTTCGTCAAATAAACTAGAAAATGGAAAACCCGTTCAG GAAGGTATGCTCCAGCACAATTCGACGATATTGAACGGCAATTCCGGTTTCCTATTGCAAGAGCACCCTGAGTCGGTCTTGAGGCAGATTCACGGACTGCCGACATTGGAAACGGGAGCCG aTGTTGCGGCAGCTTTAGGAAACCACACTCAACAATCGGAATCGGAGCAATTGCAACAAAGTAATTCCAGTCAGCAACAATCTCAACAG aGTTCAAGTCAACATCAAACAATAATGGCAGGACAGCAGCTAATATCGAGTTCTTCAAATAGACCTCAAGATCATTCAAATAATCAACAA CTAGAATTAACAGTTACCGAAGATGGGGTTGTAACGGTCGTGGATCATGTTACCCAGAAAGTATTGGGTACTGCCGCCACGACTACGGCCAAAGATGGACATACGGGTGGGGAAATTCAAGCTTTAACAGTCCAACAGTTGCAACAAATAGTCAATCAACAG atgttaGACAGTGTAGTCCGAATTGAACAAGCTTCCGGAGAAACTCCTAATATCATAGTGACGCATAACGCCAATGGCACTACGTCGATAGTTGCGAGTAGTTCGCAAGGTTCCACTATTGTTAAAGATGATAAAGCTAAAATTTTAGGTCAGTTCAGTATACCAGAAATCAAAACAGAAGGAAAACTCGATCTCAAG ATCGGTCAGATGATGGATGTAAAAACCGCCGATGGATCTGTCGTTAAGATAGCGACTGCCCTCGGAGATCAGGATATTCAGAGCATGTACAAAGTGAGCGCTGAAGACCTGTCCCAATTGCTAGCATATCATGAAGTATTCGGAAAACTGAATTCAGAAGCAAGTGCACCGAAG GTCATGTCGGAATCTGAAGCCGAAGCTGGAACCAGCAATGTATCCGAACCAGATAGTAGTCCTCCGTCTGTCGGTTCTGCAGGACCTCACTCTTGTGAACTGTGTGGAAAAATGTTTCAATTCCGATATCAACTAATTGTTCATAG GAGATATCATGCAGAAAAGAAGCCTTTTACTTGTCAAGTGTGTGGTCAAGCATTTACTTCAGCCGAAGACTTATCTAGGCATGGAAAATGCCATTTAGGAGGTTCTATGTTCACTTGTGTCATATGTTTCCATGTATTTGCCAATGCACCTAGTCTTG ATAGACATATGAAACGCCATTCCCAAGATAAACCTTATTCGTGTAATACATGCCAAAAGTCCTTTGCTCGTAGAGAACATTTAGATACTCACGTTCGAAGTCATACAGGCGAAACTCCGTATAG ATGTCAATATTGTTCTAAAACGTTTACACGTAAAGAACATATGGTAAATCATGTAAGAAAGCATACAGGAGAAACGCCCCATAGATgtgatatatgtaaaaaatcatttacaaGAAAGGAACATTTTATGAATCACGTTATGTGGCATACag GCGAAACTCCACATCATTGCGAAATATGCGGAAAGAAATATACCCGTAAAGAGCATCTGGCTAACCACATGCGCTCGCACACTAACGATACACCATTTCGATGTGAGATTTGCACCAAGTCTTTTACAAGAAAAGAGCACTTCACCAATCACATCATGTGGCACACCG GTGAAACTCCACACCGGTGTGATTTTTGCTCCAAAACTTTCACCCGTAAAGAGCACTTATTAAATCATGTGCGGCAACACACAGGTGAATCGCCCCATCGGTGCGCGTACTGCTCCAAGTCGTTCACCAGGCGGGAGCATCTCGTCAACCACGTACGGCAACACACGGGAGAGACACCTTTCCGCTGTACCTATTGCCCAAAAGCTTTCACCAGAAAAGATCATTTgg tgAATCATGTGCGACAACACACGGGGGAGTCTCCACACAAGTGCACTTATTGTTCTAAGTCGTTCACTCGCAAAGAGCACCTCACGAACCACGTACGTCAACACACCGGGGAGTCTCCGCACCGATGTGCCTACTGCTCAAAGTCCTTCACCAGAAAAGAGCATCTCACCAATCACGTCAG GAAACACACGGGAGAGACTCCGTACGCGTGCAGCTACTGTCCGAAAGCGTTCAGCAGAAAGGAACATTTGACGAACCATATCAG GAAACATACGGGAGAGTCCCCATACACTTGCACCTACTGCTCCAAGGCGTTCACCAGGAAAGAGCATCTAAACAATCACGTCAG AATACACACCGGTGAATCGCCGCATCGATGCGAGTTCTGCCAGAAAACATTCACCAGGAAGGAACACTTGACGAACCACTTGCGGCAGCACACGGGCGAGACACCTCACCGATGCAACGTCTGCAACAAACCCTTCACAAGAAAAGAACACCTGATCAACCATATGCA ACGATTTCATACCGGTGAACGTCCTTTTTCATGCCTCGAGTGCGGCAAATCTTTCCCTCTCAAAGGTAATCTTATATTCCATCAGCGCTCACATAATAAGGGTGTACTGGCTGCACGTCCTTACCGTTGCGATCTCTGTCCGAAGGATTTTATTGGAAAAG GACATTTGGCTTCGCACAGACGTTCACATACTGGAGAGAAACCCCATGCGTGTGAACACTGTGGAAAGACCTTTGTCGAAAAGGCCAATATGTCTAGGCATATGCGAACACACGAACTTGAGGAAGCCAGAGGTGGTAGTGTGATCGGTGAAGACGGCGATTCAACTCCGACACCGACTCCGATCACTCCAACGGCGCCAAGCGGTGCAAATGCTACCCAGCAAAATATGCCCATGATGCATATGACAGGAcaa AGTCCACAACTTAGGATATGA
- the LOC143913072 gene encoding uncharacterized protein LOC143913072 isoform X14 — protein MQEHYDERSEIHNERTIQSQHQIATPTTSATDLRVNSPTVNSSLPNVAKYLVFTNLFPGSVYGSSNKLENGKPVQEGMLQHNSTILNGNSGFLLQEHPESVLRQIHGLPTLETGAGGFLQQIPLGTNLSQGIANISVPVNAIPIDVAAALGNHTQQSESEQLQQSNSSQQQSQQSSSQHQTIMAGQQLISSSSNRPQDHSNNQQLELTVTEDGVVTVVDHVTQKVLGTAATTTAKDGHTGGEIQALTVQQLQQIVNQQMLDSVVRIEQASGETPNIIVTHNANGTTSIVASSSQGSTIVKDDKAKILGQFSIPEIKTEGKLDLKIGQMMDVKTADGSVVKIATALGDQDIQSMYKVSAEDLSQLLAYHEVFGKLNSEASAPKVMSESEAEAGTSNVSEPDSSPPSVGSAGPHSCELCGKMFQFRYQLIVHRRYHAEKKPFTCQVCGQAFTSAEDLSRHGKCHLGGSMFTCVICFHVFANAPSLDRHMKRHSQDKPYSCNTCQKSFARREHLDTHVRSHTGETPYRCQYCSKTFTRKEHMVNHVRKHTGETPHRCDICKKSFTRKEHFMNHVMWHTGETPHHCEICGKKYTRKEHLANHMRSHTNDTPFRCEICTKSFTRKEHFTNHIMWHTGETPHRCDFCSKTFTRKEHLLNHVRQHTGESPHRCAYCSKSFTRREHLVNHVRQHTGETPFRCTYCPKAFTRKDHLVNHVRQHTGESPHKCTYCSKSFTRKEHLTNHVRQHTGESPHRCAYCSKSFTRKEHLTNHVRKHTGETPYACSYCPKAFSRKEHLTNHIRKHTGESPYTCTYCSKAFTRKEHLNNHVRIHTGESPHRCEFCQKTFTRKEHLTNHLRQHTGETPHRCNVCNKPFTRKEHLINHMQRFHTGERPFSCLECGKSFPLKGNLIFHQRSHNKGVLAARPYRCDLCPKDFIGKGHLASHRRSHTGEKPHACEHCGKTFVEKANMSRHMRTHELEEARGGSVIGEDGDSTPTPTPITPTAPSGANATQQNMPMMHMTGQSPQLRI, from the exons ATGCAAGAACATTACGATGAACGTTCGGAAAttcat AATGAAAGGACAATACAAAGCCAACACCAAATTGCTACCCCGACCACGTCGGCCACCGATCTCAGAGTCAATTCTCCCACCGTGAACTCTTCGCTACCTAACGTTGCGAAATATTTGGTATTCACAAACTTATTCCCAGGATCCGTATACGGTTCGTCAAATAAACTAGAAAATGGAAAACCCGTTCAG GAAGGTATGCTCCAGCACAATTCGACGATATTGAACGGCAATTCCGGTTTCCTATTGCAAGAGCACCCTGAGTCGGTCTTGAGGCAGATTCACGGACTGCCGACATTGGAAACGGGAGCCGGTGGGTTCTTGCAACAGATTCCTCTCGGCACAAATTTATCTCAGGGTATAGCCAACATATCCGTACCTGTAAATGCCATACCAATAG aTGTTGCGGCAGCTTTAGGAAACCACACTCAACAATCGGAATCGGAGCAATTGCAACAAAGTAATTCCAGTCAGCAACAATCTCAACAG aGTTCAAGTCAACATCAAACAATAATGGCAGGACAGCAGCTAATATCGAGTTCTTCAAATAGACCTCAAGATCATTCAAATAATCAACAA CTAGAATTAACAGTTACCGAAGATGGGGTTGTAACGGTCGTGGATCATGTTACCCAGAAAGTATTGGGTACTGCCGCCACGACTACGGCCAAAGATGGACATACGGGTGGGGAAATTCAAGCTTTAACAGTCCAACAGTTGCAACAAATAGTCAATCAACAG atgttaGACAGTGTAGTCCGAATTGAACAAGCTTCCGGAGAAACTCCTAATATCATAGTGACGCATAACGCCAATGGCACTACGTCGATAGTTGCGAGTAGTTCGCAAGGTTCCACTATTGTTAAAGATGATAAAGCTAAAATTTTAGGTCAGTTCAGTATACCAGAAATCAAAACAGAAGGAAAACTCGATCTCAAG ATCGGTCAGATGATGGATGTAAAAACCGCCGATGGATCTGTCGTTAAGATAGCGACTGCCCTCGGAGATCAGGATATTCAGAGCATGTACAAAGTGAGCGCTGAAGACCTGTCCCAATTGCTAGCATATCATGAAGTATTCGGAAAACTGAATTCAGAAGCAAGTGCACCGAAG GTCATGTCGGAATCTGAAGCCGAAGCTGGAACCAGCAATGTATCCGAACCAGATAGTAGTCCTCCGTCTGTCGGTTCTGCAGGACCTCACTCTTGTGAACTGTGTGGAAAAATGTTTCAATTCCGATATCAACTAATTGTTCATAG GAGATATCATGCAGAAAAGAAGCCTTTTACTTGTCAAGTGTGTGGTCAAGCATTTACTTCAGCCGAAGACTTATCTAGGCATGGAAAATGCCATTTAGGAGGTTCTATGTTCACTTGTGTCATATGTTTCCATGTATTTGCCAATGCACCTAGTCTTG ATAGACATATGAAACGCCATTCCCAAGATAAACCTTATTCGTGTAATACATGCCAAAAGTCCTTTGCTCGTAGAGAACATTTAGATACTCACGTTCGAAGTCATACAGGCGAAACTCCGTATAG ATGTCAATATTGTTCTAAAACGTTTACACGTAAAGAACATATGGTAAATCATGTAAGAAAGCATACAGGAGAAACGCCCCATAGATgtgatatatgtaaaaaatcatttacaaGAAAGGAACATTTTATGAATCACGTTATGTGGCATACag GCGAAACTCCACATCATTGCGAAATATGCGGAAAGAAATATACCCGTAAAGAGCATCTGGCTAACCACATGCGCTCGCACACTAACGATACACCATTTCGATGTGAGATTTGCACCAAGTCTTTTACAAGAAAAGAGCACTTCACCAATCACATCATGTGGCACACCG GTGAAACTCCACACCGGTGTGATTTTTGCTCCAAAACTTTCACCCGTAAAGAGCACTTATTAAATCATGTGCGGCAACACACAGGTGAATCGCCCCATCGGTGCGCGTACTGCTCCAAGTCGTTCACCAGGCGGGAGCATCTCGTCAACCACGTACGGCAACACACGGGAGAGACACCTTTCCGCTGTACCTATTGCCCAAAAGCTTTCACCAGAAAAGATCATTTgg tgAATCATGTGCGACAACACACGGGGGAGTCTCCACACAAGTGCACTTATTGTTCTAAGTCGTTCACTCGCAAAGAGCACCTCACGAACCACGTACGTCAACACACCGGGGAGTCTCCGCACCGATGTGCCTACTGCTCAAAGTCCTTCACCAGAAAAGAGCATCTCACCAATCACGTCAG GAAACACACGGGAGAGACTCCGTACGCGTGCAGCTACTGTCCGAAAGCGTTCAGCAGAAAGGAACATTTGACGAACCATATCAG GAAACATACGGGAGAGTCCCCATACACTTGCACCTACTGCTCCAAGGCGTTCACCAGGAAAGAGCATCTAAACAATCACGTCAG AATACACACCGGTGAATCGCCGCATCGATGCGAGTTCTGCCAGAAAACATTCACCAGGAAGGAACACTTGACGAACCACTTGCGGCAGCACACGGGCGAGACACCTCACCGATGCAACGTCTGCAACAAACCCTTCACAAGAAAAGAACACCTGATCAACCATATGCA ACGATTTCATACCGGTGAACGTCCTTTTTCATGCCTCGAGTGCGGCAAATCTTTCCCTCTCAAAGGTAATCTTATATTCCATCAGCGCTCACATAATAAGGGTGTACTGGCTGCACGTCCTTACCGTTGCGATCTCTGTCCGAAGGATTTTATTGGAAAAG GACATTTGGCTTCGCACAGACGTTCACATACTGGAGAGAAACCCCATGCGTGTGAACACTGTGGAAAGACCTTTGTCGAAAAGGCCAATATGTCTAGGCATATGCGAACACACGAACTTGAGGAAGCCAGAGGTGGTAGTGTGATCGGTGAAGACGGCGATTCAACTCCGACACCGACTCCGATCACTCCAACGGCGCCAAGCGGTGCAAATGCTACCCAGCAAAATATGCCCATGATGCATATGACAGGAcaa AGTCCACAACTTAGGATATGA
- the LOC143913072 gene encoding uncharacterized protein LOC143913072 isoform X17, translating into MQEHYDERSEIHNERTIQSQHQIATPTTSATDLRVNSPTVNSSLPNVAKYLVFTNLFPGSVYGSSNKLENGKPVQEGMLQHNSTILNGNSGFLLQEHPESVLRQIHGLPTLETGAGGFLQQIPLGTNLSQGIANISVPVNAIPIDVAAALGNHTQQSESEQLQQSNSSQQQSQQSSSQHQTIMAGQQLISSSSNRPQDHSNNQQLELTVTEDGVVTVVDHVTQKVLGTAATTTAKDGHTGGEIQALTVQQLQQIVNQQMLDSVVRIEQASGETPNIIVTHNANGTTSIVASSSQGSTIVKDDKAKILGQFSIPEIKTEGKLDLKMMDVKTADGSVVKIATALGDQDIQSMYKVSAEDLSQLLAYHEVFGKLNSEASAPKVMSESEAEAGTSNVSEPDSSPPSVGSAGPHSCELCGKMFQFRYQLIVHRRYHAEKKPFTCQVCGQAFTSAEDLSRHGKCHLGGSMFTCVICFHVFANAPSLDRHMKRHSQDKPYSCNTCQKSFARREHLDTHVRSHTGETPYRCQYCSKTFTRKEHMVNHVRKHTGETPHRCDICKKSFTRKEHFMNHVMWHTGETPHHCEICGKKYTRKEHLANHMRSHTNDTPFRCEICTKSFTRKEHFTNHIMWHTGETPHRCDFCSKTFTRKEHLLNHVRQHTGESPHRCAYCSKSFTRREHLVNHVRQHTGETPFRCTYCPKAFTRKDHLVNHVRQHTGESPHKCTYCSKSFTRKEHLTNHVRQHTGESPHRCAYCSKSFTRKEHLTNHVRKHTGETPYACSYCPKAFSRKEHLTNHIRKHTGESPYTCTYCSKAFTRKEHLNNHVRIHTGESPHRCEFCQKTFTRKEHLTNHLRQHTGETPHRCNVCNKPFTRKEHLINHMQRFHTGERPFSCLECGKSFPLKGNLIFHQRSHNKGVLAARPYRCDLCPKDFIGKGHLASHRRSHTGEKPHACEHCGKTFVEKANMSRHMRTHELEEARGGSVIGEDGDSTPTPTPITPTAPSGANATQQNMPMMHMTGQSPQLRI; encoded by the exons ATGCAAGAACATTACGATGAACGTTCGGAAAttcat AATGAAAGGACAATACAAAGCCAACACCAAATTGCTACCCCGACCACGTCGGCCACCGATCTCAGAGTCAATTCTCCCACCGTGAACTCTTCGCTACCTAACGTTGCGAAATATTTGGTATTCACAAACTTATTCCCAGGATCCGTATACGGTTCGTCAAATAAACTAGAAAATGGAAAACCCGTTCAG GAAGGTATGCTCCAGCACAATTCGACGATATTGAACGGCAATTCCGGTTTCCTATTGCAAGAGCACCCTGAGTCGGTCTTGAGGCAGATTCACGGACTGCCGACATTGGAAACGGGAGCCGGTGGGTTCTTGCAACAGATTCCTCTCGGCACAAATTTATCTCAGGGTATAGCCAACATATCCGTACCTGTAAATGCCATACCAATAG aTGTTGCGGCAGCTTTAGGAAACCACACTCAACAATCGGAATCGGAGCAATTGCAACAAAGTAATTCCAGTCAGCAACAATCTCAACAG aGTTCAAGTCAACATCAAACAATAATGGCAGGACAGCAGCTAATATCGAGTTCTTCAAATAGACCTCAAGATCATTCAAATAATCAACAA CTAGAATTAACAGTTACCGAAGATGGGGTTGTAACGGTCGTGGATCATGTTACCCAGAAAGTATTGGGTACTGCCGCCACGACTACGGCCAAAGATGGACATACGGGTGGGGAAATTCAAGCTTTAACAGTCCAACAGTTGCAACAAATAGTCAATCAACAG atgttaGACAGTGTAGTCCGAATTGAACAAGCTTCCGGAGAAACTCCTAATATCATAGTGACGCATAACGCCAATGGCACTACGTCGATAGTTGCGAGTAGTTCGCAAGGTTCCACTATTGTTAAAGATGATAAAGCTAAAATTTTAGGTCAGTTCAGTATACCAGAAATCAAAACAGAAGGAAAACTCGATCTCAAG ATGATGGATGTAAAAACCGCCGATGGATCTGTCGTTAAGATAGCGACTGCCCTCGGAGATCAGGATATTCAGAGCATGTACAAAGTGAGCGCTGAAGACCTGTCCCAATTGCTAGCATATCATGAAGTATTCGGAAAACTGAATTCAGAAGCAAGTGCACCGAAG GTCATGTCGGAATCTGAAGCCGAAGCTGGAACCAGCAATGTATCCGAACCAGATAGTAGTCCTCCGTCTGTCGGTTCTGCAGGACCTCACTCTTGTGAACTGTGTGGAAAAATGTTTCAATTCCGATATCAACTAATTGTTCATAG GAGATATCATGCAGAAAAGAAGCCTTTTACTTGTCAAGTGTGTGGTCAAGCATTTACTTCAGCCGAAGACTTATCTAGGCATGGAAAATGCCATTTAGGAGGTTCTATGTTCACTTGTGTCATATGTTTCCATGTATTTGCCAATGCACCTAGTCTTG ATAGACATATGAAACGCCATTCCCAAGATAAACCTTATTCGTGTAATACATGCCAAAAGTCCTTTGCTCGTAGAGAACATTTAGATACTCACGTTCGAAGTCATACAGGCGAAACTCCGTATAG ATGTCAATATTGTTCTAAAACGTTTACACGTAAAGAACATATGGTAAATCATGTAAGAAAGCATACAGGAGAAACGCCCCATAGATgtgatatatgtaaaaaatcatttacaaGAAAGGAACATTTTATGAATCACGTTATGTGGCATACag GCGAAACTCCACATCATTGCGAAATATGCGGAAAGAAATATACCCGTAAAGAGCATCTGGCTAACCACATGCGCTCGCACACTAACGATACACCATTTCGATGTGAGATTTGCACCAAGTCTTTTACAAGAAAAGAGCACTTCACCAATCACATCATGTGGCACACCG GTGAAACTCCACACCGGTGTGATTTTTGCTCCAAAACTTTCACCCGTAAAGAGCACTTATTAAATCATGTGCGGCAACACACAGGTGAATCGCCCCATCGGTGCGCGTACTGCTCCAAGTCGTTCACCAGGCGGGAGCATCTCGTCAACCACGTACGGCAACACACGGGAGAGACACCTTTCCGCTGTACCTATTGCCCAAAAGCTTTCACCAGAAAAGATCATTTgg tgAATCATGTGCGACAACACACGGGGGAGTCTCCACACAAGTGCACTTATTGTTCTAAGTCGTTCACTCGCAAAGAGCACCTCACGAACCACGTACGTCAACACACCGGGGAGTCTCCGCACCGATGTGCCTACTGCTCAAAGTCCTTCACCAGAAAAGAGCATCTCACCAATCACGTCAG GAAACACACGGGAGAGACTCCGTACGCGTGCAGCTACTGTCCGAAAGCGTTCAGCAGAAAGGAACATTTGACGAACCATATCAG GAAACATACGGGAGAGTCCCCATACACTTGCACCTACTGCTCCAAGGCGTTCACCAGGAAAGAGCATCTAAACAATCACGTCAG AATACACACCGGTGAATCGCCGCATCGATGCGAGTTCTGCCAGAAAACATTCACCAGGAAGGAACACTTGACGAACCACTTGCGGCAGCACACGGGCGAGACACCTCACCGATGCAACGTCTGCAACAAACCCTTCACAAGAAAAGAACACCTGATCAACCATATGCA ACGATTTCATACCGGTGAACGTCCTTTTTCATGCCTCGAGTGCGGCAAATCTTTCCCTCTCAAAGGTAATCTTATATTCCATCAGCGCTCACATAATAAGGGTGTACTGGCTGCACGTCCTTACCGTTGCGATCTCTGTCCGAAGGATTTTATTGGAAAAG GACATTTGGCTTCGCACAGACGTTCACATACTGGAGAGAAACCCCATGCGTGTGAACACTGTGGAAAGACCTTTGTCGAAAAGGCCAATATGTCTAGGCATATGCGAACACACGAACTTGAGGAAGCCAGAGGTGGTAGTGTGATCGGTGAAGACGGCGATTCAACTCCGACACCGACTCCGATCACTCCAACGGCGCCAAGCGGTGCAAATGCTACCCAGCAAAATATGCCCATGATGCATATGACAGGAcaa AGTCCACAACTTAGGATATGA